The following coding sequences are from one Rhodobiaceae bacterium window:
- a CDS encoding hypothetical protein (protein of unknown function (DUF1302)), which translates to MFSASAATLAVALSLQPAAALEYNFGGVQVFLDTTVSAGVSMRVAERNMMFVAPGNGGPVNTTAVIADPVPGRAPGTVTTLLHGATANLNLATGDTSNYAGSINSDDSRLNFDQGDLTSATVKMTNDVQANYENYKFFARLSSFYDAVLGDGDSYERSALRSDGYPDAARDIDLLDFYASGDFDVGGLPLNVRLGKQVVNWGEATFILNGISSWSPFDVNAFRRPGAEIKEGLLPVWGAYASLGLPYDLSLEAFYQLEFEPIALDRPGTPFSTSDVARVGSGSGGNENAATWVTSGTDGGGFLNRNCSQPHGLTAAFDAAYAAAGLSQFSCSSGANAFIDYQTDLPIGQSEQYRLDLNGGTADIRRLQDEEADDQGQYGMALRWYAEELNSTEFGFYFMNYHSRLPIVGEKFFNNLDASNSAVRTYVSSGDSSDATTRGSLNAGCTGGGTAGLAALGTGGIDKLIYLNSQTVNDQYGLVTAAEAVVGDGATSADALALNAAIGGGFAVADGSQLELMITNCNLSLAQTDPVTGLQVDGTELLIVGSSVGGLESTGLYFEYPEDIKLFGMSFNTTLGDWGVQGEVALRHDQPFQLDTDQITLAALGASCILDGILGIDTMTSTVDALQTFGANQTCGSVANGEVADYSGAIREEVMTFDIGTTATYTNSNPIVGFLGADIGILLTELGAMWVPDVPDEGNFDVAQWGNVCTSGTDLPLGAFVGLSFRAGCRPTQFSYGYVLVGQLQYNNAFGTPITVSPSLSWSHDVKGNSPAPLSNYREGTKSLSLAVNGTYQNAWRGGISYTNLFGNEKYSSDGDKDFVSVNLSYSF; encoded by the coding sequence ATGTTCTCCGCAAGTGCCGCGACTTTGGCTGTAGCTCTATCTCTGCAGCCAGCAGCGGCGCTTGAATATAATTTCGGCGGTGTGCAGGTTTTTTTAGACACGACTGTATCAGCCGGTGTTTCGATGCGTGTTGCGGAGCGCAACATGATGTTTGTTGCTCCTGGGAACGGAGGTCCGGTTAATACGACCGCTGTCATTGCCGATCCGGTACCTGGGCGCGCACCAGGTACGGTGACGACCCTGTTGCATGGCGCAACAGCAAATTTGAATCTGGCGACGGGTGACACTAGTAATTATGCAGGGTCGATCAACTCAGACGACAGTCGATTGAACTTCGATCAGGGTGATCTGACGTCGGCCACGGTCAAAATGACGAATGACGTTCAGGCGAACTATGAGAACTACAAGTTCTTCGCGCGCTTGAGTTCTTTCTACGACGCTGTCTTAGGTGATGGAGATTCATACGAACGCTCAGCGCTGCGCTCGGACGGCTATCCTGACGCTGCACGTGATATTGATCTGCTGGATTTTTATGCCTCAGGTGATTTTGACGTGGGCGGTCTCCCGCTCAACGTGCGCCTGGGCAAGCAGGTGGTGAACTGGGGTGAAGCAACATTCATTCTCAACGGCATAAGTTCTTGGAGTCCGTTTGATGTGAATGCCTTCCGCCGTCCAGGTGCGGAGATCAAAGAAGGGTTGCTTCCAGTGTGGGGCGCATATGCATCCTTAGGTCTTCCATATGATCTCTCGTTAGAGGCGTTCTATCAGCTCGAATTTGAGCCGATCGCCCTTGATCGACCAGGAACGCCTTTCTCCACGTCGGACGTAGCTCGTGTTGGCTCTGGCTCAGGCGGGAACGAAAATGCTGCTACGTGGGTTACGAGCGGCACCGATGGCGGTGGCTTCCTCAATCGGAACTGCAGCCAACCTCATGGTCTCACCGCTGCCTTCGATGCAGCCTACGCCGCAGCGGGCCTGTCGCAGTTCAGCTGCTCGTCTGGTGCCAATGCCTTCATTGATTATCAGACTGATCTCCCGATCGGTCAGAGTGAACAATACAGATTGGACCTGAACGGCGGAACTGCAGACATCAGACGTTTGCAGGACGAAGAAGCCGACGACCAGGGCCAATATGGAATGGCGCTTCGGTGGTATGCAGAAGAGTTGAACTCCACAGAGTTCGGCTTCTACTTCATGAACTACCACTCGCGATTGCCTATCGTTGGGGAGAAATTCTTCAACAATCTGGATGCAAGCAACTCAGCTGTCCGAACATATGTCTCAAGTGGCGACAGCTCTGATGCAACAACGCGTGGGTCTTTGAATGCTGGCTGTACCGGCGGTGGGACCGCAGGTCTGGCTGCTCTGGGAACGGGCGGGATAGACAAACTGATCTATCTGAACAGCCAAACTGTAAATGACCAGTACGGCCTTGTGACGGCAGCAGAGGCTGTGGTCGGCGATGGCGCAACCTCGGCAGACGCCCTGGCGCTCAATGCTGCAATTGGTGGTGGCTTCGCCGTCGCGGACGGTAGTCAGTTGGAACTCATGATTACGAATTGTAACTTGTCTCTCGCCCAAACCGATCCAGTAACCGGCCTGCAGGTTGATGGGACGGAACTCCTGATCGTCGGCAGTTCCGTAGGGGGGCTTGAGTCAACGGGCCTCTATTTCGAGTATCCCGAAGACATCAAATTGTTCGGCATGTCATTTAACACCACGTTGGGTGATTGGGGCGTGCAGGGAGAAGTTGCACTCCGGCACGACCAACCGTTCCAGCTTGATACAGACCAGATCACCCTAGCCGCGCTGGGAGCGTCCTGCATTTTGGACGGCATCCTGGGCATCGACACGATGACGTCAACTGTCGACGCACTTCAGACCTTTGGTGCAAATCAAACCTGCGGCTCGGTGGCAAATGGTGAAGTTGCCGACTATTCAGGCGCCATTCGCGAAGAAGTCATGACCTTCGATATCGGAACAACAGCGACCTATACCAACTCAAATCCGATTGTTGGGTTCCTGGGAGCAGATATCGGCATCCTGTTGACGGAACTTGGCGCCATGTGGGTGCCCGATGTCCCTGATGAGGGCAACTTCGATGTCGCGCAGTGGGGGAATGTGTGTACATCAGGCACAGACCTGCCCTTGGGGGCGTTCGTCGGACTGTCATTCCGCGCTGGCTGTCGTCCGACACAGTTCTCTTATGGGTATGTGCTGGTTGGACAATTGCAATACAACAATGCGTTTGGAACGCCCATCACCGTGAGCCCAAGCCTCTCCTGGTCGCACGACGTGAAAGGCAACTCTCCAGCGCCTTTGTCCAACTATCGTGAAGGAACGAAGTCTCTCAGCCTCGCGGTAAATGGGACGTACCAGAATGCCTGGCGGGGTGGTATTTCCTACACCAACCTCTTTGGCAATGAGAAGTACTCCTCAGACGGCGACAAGGATTTCGTCTCCGTCAATCTGAGCTACTCATTCTAG
- the pckA gene encoding phosphoenolpyruvate carboxykinase (ATP): MKQTGRHISKNGVENQGLKNLAQVNWNLKPAALYEIALKRGEGELSSGGAFVSRTGEHTGRSAQDKFVVKDDTTKDTVWWDNAKAMTPEQFDLLHADMLAHAEGKELFVQDLFGGADPTHRLPTRVFTELCWHSLFIQNLLIEPKPEELDDFDPKFTIINLPSFRADPEKYGCRTETVIACNFIKRIVLIGGTSYAGETKKSVFSMLNYELPGKKVMPMHCSINVGDDGDSAIFFGLSGTGKTTLSAVASRTLVGDDEHGWSENGVFNFEGGCYAKMINLSAEAEPEIYATTQRFGTVLENVVLDPETREIDFDDKSLTENTRGAYPLSFIPNASDTGRAGHPKNIIMLTADAFGVLPPISKLTPSQAMYHFLSGYTAKVAGTEKGVTEPEATFSTCFGGPFMSRHPSEYGNLLRDLIAEHKVDCWLVNTGWTSGAYGTGSRMPIKETRALLAAALDGSLASVEFRTDANFGFEVPVSVPGVDNSILNPRDTWSDKDGYDAQAKKLVSMFIENFKIYEAHVDPEVRDAAPAPAQAAE, encoded by the coding sequence GTGAAACAGACGGGTCGGCACATCAGCAAAAATGGTGTGGAAAATCAGGGTCTCAAAAACCTGGCACAAGTAAATTGGAATTTGAAGCCAGCCGCTCTTTATGAAATCGCGCTGAAGCGCGGTGAAGGCGAACTCTCCTCAGGTGGTGCTTTTGTCAGCCGCACTGGTGAACATACCGGCCGCTCCGCGCAGGACAAATTCGTTGTCAAAGACGACACCACCAAAGACACCGTCTGGTGGGACAATGCAAAAGCAATGACCCCCGAACAATTCGACCTTCTCCACGCAGACATGCTGGCACACGCAGAAGGCAAAGAACTCTTCGTTCAAGACCTTTTCGGCGGCGCCGACCCAACCCACCGCCTCCCAACACGGGTCTTCACAGAGCTTTGCTGGCACTCTCTTTTCATTCAGAACCTGCTGATCGAGCCTAAGCCTGAAGAGCTTGATGATTTCGATCCTAAGTTCACCATCATCAACCTTCCAAGTTTCCGCGCCGACCCTGAAAAATATGGCTGCCGGACCGAGACGGTGATCGCATGTAACTTCATTAAGCGGATTGTTCTCATCGGCGGCACGTCCTACGCCGGCGAAACGAAAAAGTCTGTTTTTTCTATGCTGAATTACGAACTGCCAGGCAAGAAAGTTATGCCGATGCACTGTTCGATCAATGTGGGCGACGATGGTGACTCAGCCATCTTCTTCGGCCTGTCTGGCACAGGTAAAACCACCCTGTCCGCCGTTGCTTCCCGGACACTGGTTGGTGATGACGAGCATGGCTGGTCAGAAAACGGCGTCTTTAACTTTGAAGGCGGCTGCTACGCGAAGATGATCAATCTCTCTGCTGAAGCAGAGCCTGAAATCTACGCTACGACACAGCGTTTTGGCACTGTGCTTGAAAATGTGGTGCTTGACCCGGAAACCCGCGAGATCGACTTTGATGATAAGTCACTGACAGAAAACACGCGCGGTGCTTATCCCCTGTCGTTCATTCCAAATGCGTCCGACACTGGCCGCGCAGGGCACCCAAAGAACATCATCATGCTCACAGCTGATGCGTTCGGGGTTCTGCCTCCCATCTCCAAGCTCACACCTTCACAGGCCATGTATCACTTCCTGTCTGGTTACACCGCGAAGGTTGCAGGCACAGAGAAGGGTGTTACCGAGCCGGAAGCAACATTCTCTACCTGCTTTGGCGGACCATTCATGTCTCGCCATCCAAGCGAGTATGGCAACCTGCTCCGCGACCTGATCGCAGAACACAAAGTTGACTGCTGGCTTGTAAATACAGGCTGGACTAGTGGTGCGTATGGTACGGGCAGCCGGATGCCCATCAAAGAGACTCGTGCGCTTCTTGCCGCAGCTCTTGATGGCAGCCTTGCAAGTGTTGAGTTCCGCACGGACGCAAACTTCGGCTTTGAAGTGCCTGTCTCTGTTCCTGGTGTCGATAATTCAATCCTGAACCCGCGGGACACATGGTCTGACAAAGACGGCTATGACGCACAGGCTAAGAAGCTCGTGTCCATGTTCATAGAAAACTTCAAGATCTATGAAGCACATGTGGACCCGGAAGTTCGCGATGCGGCGCCAGCACCAGCACAGGCTGCTGAATAG
- a CDS encoding acetyltransferase (GNAT) domain protein → MPLLIEDIETERLLLTALSFSHSDPMFRLWSHPDVCRYSGTVTDYDRTEIPMPAASPAESDKIVDFWQRAAADGWGFRWAILDLSSGEMLGHIGFNSVGPVSELAYHLHPDHWGKGVMSEAAAAAVDWARHSTPETILEAFIEPENKGSIRLALRLNFTPTGQFSDGAECYRLDPGTPHQQRAVRSAG, encoded by the coding sequence ATGCCCCTCCTAATTGAAGATATAGAGACCGAACGCCTCCTTCTCACCGCCCTCTCGTTCAGCCATTCCGACCCGATGTTCAGGCTCTGGTCGCATCCTGACGTGTGCCGCTATTCCGGGACGGTCACAGACTATGACCGGACTGAAATCCCGATGCCCGCCGCCTCCCCCGCAGAGAGCGACAAAATTGTCGACTTTTGGCAACGGGCAGCCGCGGACGGCTGGGGCTTTCGATGGGCCATCCTTGATCTATCAAGTGGCGAGATGCTCGGCCATATTGGCTTTAACTCCGTCGGGCCGGTCAGTGAGCTGGCCTACCACCTCCATCCCGACCATTGGGGGAAAGGCGTCATGTCAGAAGCCGCGGCAGCGGCCGTCGACTGGGCGCGACATTCGACGCCCGAAACAATATTGGAAGCCTTCATCGAGCCGGAGAACAAAGGCTCAATTCGGCTGGCGCTGCGCCTCAATTTCACTCCAACAGGCCAATTCTCTGATGGTGCGGAGTGCTACCGGCTGGACCCTGGCACCCCCCATCAACAAAGGGCCGTTCGGAGCGCCGGTTAA
- a CDS encoding pyridoxamine 5'-phosphate oxidase: MASTEKKQSIDAARELLAQTRAAALGSINSDGSPLVTLVAVATTEDGAPLLLLSQIAAHTQNLLREPRVSLLIEGTSDDDDPMTAPRLSLNGQIVALDEDQIISAKPRFIEKHPGSVAYDTELDFHYYRLAIESARFNQGFGRFRKLGPGDLLSAR; encoded by the coding sequence ATGGCAAGCACAGAGAAAAAACAATCCATCGACGCTGCACGGGAGTTGCTCGCGCAAACACGAGCTGCCGCGCTTGGCTCCATCAATTCAGATGGCAGCCCCCTGGTGACGCTGGTGGCGGTTGCAACAACGGAGGATGGCGCACCGCTCTTGTTGCTCTCGCAAATTGCGGCCCACACCCAAAACCTCCTGCGCGAGCCGCGCGTCTCATTGCTTATCGAAGGAACAAGCGATGATGATGACCCGATGACGGCGCCGCGGCTGTCGCTCAATGGTCAGATCGTGGCACTAGACGAAGACCAGATCATCAGTGCCAAACCTCGTTTCATTGAAAAGCACCCGGGGTCTGTGGCTTACGACACAGAGCTCGATTTTCACTATTACCGCCTCGCTATTGAGAGCGCGCGCTTCAACCAAGGGTTTGGCCGGTTCCGAAAGCTTGGCCCAGGCGATCTTCTGAGCGCGCGTTAA
- the norM gene encoding multidrug resistance protein NorM has protein sequence MTAPASMPPHADDMSLMEHVKRTLKLAGPVIVARAGILVLFTVDTVMVGQVGGEELAFLGLGMAIQGVIMLVCIGLLQGTMILSSQAYGAEEHKKCGEVWRSGTYHALVLGVVLGLICLAGESLLLLFGQSPSLAAGGGSTSIHFGWGMPAMLLYVASSYFLESVQRPRVGMTVMLIVNILNFALNGMLIFGWGGTGLALGADGAVIATSAVRWIAALAMVGYIVSLPLRQGEDQFGVWAPWKKVVHDALRLSGALGAKMRNLGAATGMAYGLESAAFSSLVFMAGAIGPAALAAHQITNNAVALMVMASIGMAAATAVRVGNAVGRQDPAGVRMAGWVGLGLVAILLSFPAIAMLIVPYGIATLYVNELEVLEIARWTLLAAGIFIVADGMMNVAMGSLRGMGDVWVPMFMHIFAFWCVGVPVAWACAFHFDLGAVGLQIGIGAAVFLSVGMQVVRFSLVSKRPIKRA, from the coding sequence ATGACTGCACCGGCCTCCATGCCGCCCCATGCCGACGACATGTCTCTGATGGAACATGTGAAGCGCACACTGAAGCTTGCCGGTCCGGTGATCGTCGCGCGTGCGGGGATACTCGTCCTTTTTACTGTGGACACGGTCATGGTGGGGCAAGTAGGCGGAGAGGAGCTCGCCTTCCTGGGCCTGGGCATGGCGATCCAGGGCGTCATCATGCTCGTGTGTATCGGCCTTCTTCAGGGCACCATGATCCTGTCGTCCCAGGCATATGGCGCCGAAGAACACAAAAAGTGCGGGGAGGTCTGGCGATCAGGCACATATCACGCGCTCGTTTTGGGTGTCGTTCTGGGTCTCATCTGCCTGGCTGGGGAGAGCCTTCTTCTGCTGTTCGGACAGTCTCCCTCTCTTGCGGCGGGCGGCGGAAGTACATCGATCCATTTCGGCTGGGGCATGCCGGCCATGCTGCTCTATGTCGCCTCAAGCTACTTTTTGGAGAGTGTTCAACGCCCGCGGGTAGGCATGACAGTGATGCTTATCGTGAACATTCTAAACTTTGCGCTGAACGGAATGTTGATCTTCGGTTGGGGTGGGACCGGTCTCGCATTGGGCGCCGACGGTGCGGTGATCGCCACCTCAGCTGTACGTTGGATCGCGGCCCTTGCCATGGTGGGGTACATCGTTTCTTTGCCGCTACGTCAGGGTGAGGATCAGTTTGGTGTTTGGGCACCCTGGAAGAAAGTTGTCCATGATGCCCTGCGCTTGAGTGGGGCGCTCGGCGCCAAGATGCGCAACCTCGGGGCCGCAACTGGCATGGCCTATGGACTTGAATCAGCGGCCTTTTCCTCGCTTGTTTTTATGGCTGGGGCGATTGGACCGGCCGCCCTTGCTGCTCACCAGATCACCAACAATGCCGTGGCACTCATGGTCATGGCTTCCATCGGAATGGCTGCTGCGACGGCTGTGCGTGTTGGGAATGCGGTAGGGCGTCAGGACCCTGCAGGTGTTCGCATGGCTGGATGGGTCGGGCTGGGCCTGGTCGCGATCCTGCTCTCTTTTCCGGCCATAGCCATGTTGATCGTGCCCTATGGCATCGCGACCTTGTATGTGAATGAATTGGAAGTGCTGGAAATCGCCCGCTGGACGCTTCTTGCGGCGGGCATTTTTATTGTTGCCGATGGCATGATGAACGTCGCCATGGGCTCGCTCCGTGGCATGGGCGACGTCTGGGTGCCCATGTTCATGCACATCTTCGCATTCTGGTGCGTTGGCGTGCCCGTGGCGTGGGCCTGTGCCTTCCATTTTGATCTCGGTGCCGTCGGCCTTCAGATCGGCATCGGGGCCGCGGTGTTTCTGTCTGTAGGCATGCAGGTGGTCCGCTTTTCGCTTGTCTCCAAGCGACCGATTAAGCGCGCCTAA
- the yxaF gene encoding putative HTH-type transcriptional regulator YxaF, producing MPQSRRDHLMTVARDLFMEHGFHGTGIDKILGDAGVSKKTLYTHFRSKDELILAVLKEHDGSFRNHFMRQVEQTSSDPRTRLMAVFDVAEAWFETPSFYGCVFINAVGEYSKADTPIRNACRDFKQQMTDYIVRLAKETGAADPTSLGNQLSLLLEGAIVTAQVSDREIAIDSARSAAAILIDKALEN from the coding sequence ATGCCCCAAAGTCGGCGAGACCATCTGATGACCGTGGCCCGTGACCTATTCATGGAGCACGGATTCCATGGCACAGGCATCGACAAAATCCTGGGAGATGCCGGCGTCTCGAAGAAAACGCTCTACACCCACTTCAGATCCAAAGACGAACTTATCCTCGCCGTTTTGAAAGAACATGACGGGAGCTTTCGCAATCATTTCATGCGTCAGGTGGAGCAAACTTCATCTGATCCGCGCACTCGTTTGATGGCGGTGTTTGATGTGGCAGAAGCCTGGTTTGAAACGCCGAGCTTTTATGGATGTGTCTTCATCAATGCAGTTGGGGAATACTCAAAGGCTGATACACCAATCCGAAATGCCTGCCGCGACTTCAAACAACAGATGACAGACTACATCGTCCGCCTGGCCAAAGAGACCGGCGCTGCCGACCCTACATCTCTGGGCAATCAACTTTCTCTTTTGCTTGAAGGAGCGATTGTCACCGCGCAGGTTTCTGACAGAGAGATCGCGATAGATTCAGCTCGGTCGGCGGCGGCGATCCTGATTGATAAGGCGCTGGAAAATTAG
- the dapE gene encoding succinyl-diaminopimelate desuccinylase: MKRIGLILIGLVVLVLAIALVRTLTLSGPDTASSASVDPVTINAEAAAHRLGEAIQFETLSTQFAREEKRAPFIDFRNWAETTYPAFHRVASREVISKYSLFYTWEGSDPSLEPILLMSHMDVVPIAPGTEGDWEEDPFSGKVADGFIWGRGAIDDKGSLIAILEGAEHLAAQGYQPRRTIHFFFGHDEEVGGPSGAQKMAPLLQERGIRLHWVADEGGVVADGLVPGVDSPVALVGVAEKGYVTLDLTASAPGGHSSMPPGATAIGRLSTAINRLENTPFSGGIAGPVADMLDAIAPSTPFGLRFALANRWLTGSLVEANLRSNPTMAAAMATTIAPTLINAGVKENVLPHSASAKVNFRIHPRDTVESIVAHVTAAIDDENVKVSVFNPGREASAVSSTESEGYQIISQTIRDTFDGAVVAPNLVVGGTDARQFELVSDNVYRFIPIVLGRNDTSRFHGTNERITVENMGKAVQFYVRLIERGSE; the protein is encoded by the coding sequence ATGAAACGCATCGGGCTCATCCTAATAGGACTGGTGGTCCTGGTCCTGGCGATTGCGCTTGTGCGCACGCTTACGCTTTCGGGGCCAGACACTGCCTCGTCAGCCTCCGTTGATCCCGTGACCATTAACGCAGAGGCCGCCGCACATCGGTTGGGCGAAGCAATTCAGTTTGAAACGCTTTCGACGCAGTTTGCCCGGGAAGAAAAGCGCGCCCCCTTTATCGATTTCCGGAACTGGGCTGAGACAACCTACCCTGCCTTTCACCGAGTCGCGTCCCGCGAAGTGATCAGCAAATATTCTCTCTTCTATACCTGGGAGGGCAGCGACCCATCGCTGGAGCCCATTCTGCTCATGTCCCACATGGATGTCGTTCCCATCGCACCTGGAACAGAGGGTGATTGGGAAGAGGATCCTTTCTCTGGCAAGGTTGCAGACGGTTTCATCTGGGGCCGAGGCGCTATTGACGATAAGGGATCTTTGATTGCGATCCTTGAAGGTGCTGAACATCTAGCCGCGCAGGGCTATCAGCCACGACGGACCATTCATTTTTTCTTCGGTCATGATGAAGAAGTGGGCGGCCCCAGCGGCGCGCAAAAGATGGCGCCCTTGCTTCAAGAGCGCGGCATTCGTCTGCATTGGGTGGCCGATGAAGGTGGTGTTGTCGCTGACGGTCTTGTGCCAGGTGTTGACAGTCCGGTCGCGCTGGTTGGCGTTGCAGAAAAGGGATACGTCACTCTTGACCTCACCGCCTCTGCCCCAGGCGGACACTCCTCCATGCCTCCTGGCGCTACAGCCATCGGACGCCTTTCAACGGCAATTAACCGCTTAGAGAACACACCTTTCTCAGGCGGCATTGCGGGGCCCGTCGCCGACATGCTGGATGCGATCGCCCCCTCAACGCCTTTCGGGTTGCGCTTTGCTCTGGCAAACCGCTGGCTCACAGGATCGCTCGTGGAAGCCAATCTGCGTAGCAACCCGACAATGGCGGCTGCAATGGCGACGACTATTGCGCCCACATTGATTAATGCCGGCGTCAAAGAAAATGTGTTGCCACATTCTGCTAGCGCCAAAGTCAACTTCCGCATTCATCCACGCGATACAGTTGAGAGCATTGTCGCTCATGTAACTGCAGCCATTGATGATGAGAATGTCAAAGTGAGCGTGTTCAATCCTGGCCGGGAAGCAAGTGCGGTCTCCAGCACAGAGTCTGAGGGATATCAGATTATCTCGCAGACCATCCGCGATACGTTTGACGGGGCGGTTGTCGCACCAAACCTTGTCGTAGGCGGCACGGACGCCCGGCAGTTTGAGCTTGTGTCTGACAATGTCTACCGCTTCATCCCTATCGTTCTGGGACGCAATGATACAAGCCGCTTTCACGGCACCAATGAGCGTATCACCGTTGAGAATATGGGGAAGGCCGTTCAGTTTTATGTGCGTTTGATTGAGCGCGGTAGCGAATAA
- the baeR gene encoding transcriptional regulatory protein BaeR has protein sequence MPTIALVDDDQNILTSVTMAFEAEGFHVQTYTDGAAALAGLGANPPDVAVFDIKMPRMDGLELLRRLRQNSELPVIFLTSKDEEIDEMFGLKMGADDYIKKPFSQRLLVERVKAVMRRTKARAEEPVPGAKGDLLERGNLVMDPDRHVCRWNGEPVTLTVTEFLILQALAQRPGYVKSRDQLMDAAYDDQVYVDDRTIDSHIKRLRKKFKQADDDFDAIETLYGVGYRYKE, from the coding sequence ATGCCGACGATTGCACTGGTCGATGATGATCAGAATATTTTGACCTCCGTGACCATGGCATTTGAGGCCGAGGGGTTTCACGTCCAGACATATACAGACGGTGCGGCGGCCCTGGCGGGGCTTGGCGCTAATCCACCCGACGTTGCCGTATTTGATATTAAGATGCCGCGCATGGATGGCCTTGAGCTTCTGCGCAGACTTCGTCAGAACTCTGAGCTCCCTGTCATCTTCCTGACGTCCAAAGACGAAGAGATTGATGAAATGTTCGGTCTCAAAATGGGAGCGGATGATTACATCAAAAAGCCTTTCTCTCAGCGTTTGCTGGTCGAGCGCGTGAAAGCAGTCATGCGTCGCACAAAAGCACGCGCGGAAGAGCCGGTTCCTGGAGCCAAGGGAGACCTCTTGGAACGGGGCAATCTTGTAATGGATCCAGACCGCCATGTGTGCCGATGGAATGGTGAGCCGGTGACATTGACGGTAACCGAGTTCCTCATTCTTCAGGCGCTGGCGCAGCGTCCTGGATATGTCAAAAGCCGCGACCAGCTAATGGACGCTGCCTATGACGATCAGGTTTATGTGGATGATCGGACCATCGACAGCCACATCAAACGGCTGCGCAAAAAGTTCAAACAGGCAGATGATGATTTCGATGCCATCGAAACCCTTTATGGGGTGGGGTACCGATACAAAGAGTGA